In Sphaerisporangium krabiense, the DNA window GATCCTCACCCAGGACCTGTGCGACGTGTGCGCCGTCTCCTACACCGCCGTGTCCGACGCGGTGCGGGTCATGGGCGCGGCGCCCCGCGTGATCAGCCTGGAGCCCCGCACGCTGGACGACGTCCTCGGATGCCTCCTGCGCGTGGGTGAGGTGCTCGGCGTGCCGGAGGTCGCCGCACGGAAGGCCGGCGAGCTGCGCGACCGGCTCGCCGCCGTGCGGGCCGCGGTGGCCGGACGCCCGCGCCCGCGCGTGGCGGCGATCGAATGGCTGGACCCGCTGTGGCCGGCCGGTCACTGGGTTCCCGAGCAGATCGGCACGGCGGGCGGCGAGCCGCTGCTGGCCGCGGCGGGCGAGCACACCGGGGCGATGGAATGGGATCGGCTGCGCGCCGCCGAGCCCGAGGTGGTCGTGCTGATCCCGTGCGGCTTCACGCCCGGGCGCACCGAGGCGGAACGGTCGTCGCTCACCGGCCTGCCCGGCTGGTCCGGCCTGCCCGCGGCGCGCGACGGCCGCGTGTGGGTGCTCGACGGGCCCGCCTACTTCAACCGCCCCGGCCCGCGCGTGGTGCGTGGCGCCGAGATCCTCGCCCACGTCCTGCACGGCGTGGCCGCCGGCGCGCCGGTCACCCGTGCCGAGGCGCGCCCCCTTCCCGAGTAGCCGGCGTTCCCCGTCATTTCCCGCTCACCGCGCCGAAACCTCGAAAGCCACACTCCCCAGCACACGGCCGGCGTACAAGTACGCAATTTTGCTGATATGCCGCCTCCTGTCCGCTGATGCATTGTTTGGTCGGTCGCCGAGAAGATCGACGACGCCAAGGAGTTCATCCGAATAACGGGCGAACGACATCAGCCAAGGAGGCTTCCATGAAGTCGACCACGAAGATCAAGAAGATCACGGTCCGGCGCACCAGCGACGTCCGCCTGACCTCCGCCACGTGCCAGTGCACCTACCCGGCAGCCAACTGACGCACGGCGGCGCATGAACCGGTGCTGTGCGCGCGTCGCCGTGCGCACAGCACCCGCCGCGCCAGGCGCCCGCCACATCCAGCCGCGGGGGAATGGAGTAGATCATGTACGACGTCGCGGTCGCCTTCCACGAGCTGAGCTTCGTCCCCGAGGGGGACGAGGTGGTGGTCGGCAGGGTCGACACCGACTCCTACGCGGTGCTTCCCGGCGACGGCGCCGCCCTGCTGCGGAAGATGGCGGAGGGCATGCCCCCGGACCAGGCCGCGCGGTGGTACGAGTCCACCTACGGTGAGCAGGTCGACATGGACGAGTTCCTGGAGACGCTGCACGAACTGGGGTTCGTCCGGTCCGGCGAGACTGCGGACGGCGAGGCGCATGGCGGGGCGGCCCCCGGCCGCCTCCCGCTGCGATGGCTCGCCCGCGCGGCGTTCTCCCCCTTCGCCGTCGTCGTCTACGTCGCGGTCCTCGCCGCCTGGCTGCTCGCCGCCGTCCGCCACGGCGACCTGCTGCCCCGGCCCCGCCACATGTTCTTCACCGATTCGCTGATCGTCGTCCAGTTCGGGATCCTCTTCGGCCAGCTTCCGCTGATCTACCTGCACGAGGCCTCCCACATGCTCGCCGGGCGCCGCCTCGGCCTGCGCAGCCGGCTCGGCATCAGCAACCGGTACTTCTACATCGTCTTCGAGACGAAGATGAACGGCCTGCTCAGCGTGGAGCGCAGCAAGCGGTACATGCCGTTCCTGTCCGGCATGGCCTGCGACGTCGTGGTGTTCTCCCTGCTCGGGCTGCTCGCCGACCTCACACGCACGCCCGGGGGCGACTTCTCCCTGATCGGGCGGATCGCGCTCGCGCTGGCCTTCACCGTCCTGACCCGCTTCATCTGGCAGTTCCAGCTCTACCTGCGCACCGACCTCTACTACGTGTTCGCCACCGCGCTCAACTGCCACGACCTGCACGACGCCAGCACGGCGCTGCTGCGCAACAGGATCTGGCGGCTGCTCGGCAAGCCGCGCCGCGCCGTCGACGAGCAGCAGTGGACCGAGCACGACCGCAGGGTCGGCCGGTGGTACGGGCCGTTCATCCTCCTCGGCGTCCTCGTCATGCTCGGCTTCGTGGTGCTTGGCTCGCTGCCTGTCACCGTGCAGTACGTCGAGGTCGCCGTCCAGGGCCTGCGCGCCGGGCCGTCGCACGCCGCCTTCTGGGACGGAGCGGTGGCCATGGTCCTGCTCGTCACCTGGCTGGTCCTGCCGGCCTACCTGTCCTGGCGCAAGCGCCGGCCCGCCCGGACCCGGCCCGCCGGACCCGTCCTCACCGAAGGAGTGAACTGATATGCCAGCCCAGGGCCGCCACCCGGCTCGCCGGCCCCACCTGAGGATCACCGGACCCCGCCGCGCCGACCGGCTGCGCCGCGCGGCCGAGGAGACCGGCGAGCACGCCGTCGTCTGCGGGTGCCACCGTCGTCTGCGCGGCCCCTACACCGGAGCGGACACGGCGCTGCGCGCCCTGCTGCCCGACGCGTACGCCCGGTGGCCCGAGCTGGTCGACCGTCACCGGGTCGAGCTCCTGTACGGCATCCCGGAGCTCGCCGAGATCGTCGGGCCCGCGCCCCAGCAGCTCGCGTTCACCGGGCCCTTCGAGCAGCGGACCCGCTTCTACGGCGCCCACATGATCCGCTGCATGAACCAGGGCATCGTGACGTTTCTGGCCGAGTACGCGCGACGGCTGGCCGACGCGGGCGGCGCGCCGCCGTGCCTGGTGTTCGAGGACGTCCACGCGGCGGAGGACACGACCCAGGAACTCGTCGCGCTGCTGCTGCGCAGATGCGACCCCGGCACGCTGCGGGTCGTGGTCTCCGGCGCGGACGAGGAGCTGACGCCGGAGCTGGCCGGGGCGCTGGCGCGCTACGCCGACGCCGTCCACGTGGCGGAGTCGCCCCCGGACGCCGAGGACCGGCGAGGGACGGAGGAGCTGGTCAGGGCCTATGTCGCGGCGGACGGCACCAGCGACGATCCCGCCGAGAACGCCGCCTACGCCGCCGCGGACGAGGCGTTCGTCCGCGAGCTGCACGACCTGCGCGCCGACGAGCTGACGCCGGGCGCCTCCTCGGGGACCAAGATGGGCGCGATCCCGTACCACCGGGAACGCGGCGCGGACCCGGGCGGCCGCGGGCGCGAGGCGCTCACCGACGCCCTGCGGGTCAGCGCCGTGATCGGCTTCTCCGCCGCCACCCTCGACATCGGGCTGCGCGGCCGGGCGGTCACCGACCCGTCCGCTCACCCCGACGACTTCCGCAGGTTCACCGCGCTGGCCGCCAACGCGCTCGTGCCGCTCCGCCGCTACGACGAGTCGTACGACCTCTGCATGGATCTGCGCAGGCGGTTCACCGACCCCAACGCCCACATGATCAGCAGCTACGGCATCGCCATGCTGTACACCCGGTTCTACTCGCCGCGCGACCACGAGACCGCGCTGGCCTGGCAGAACAACGCCGTGGCGATCGCCGCCCTGCTCCCCGACCCCAGGGAGCGCCTGCTGCGCCAGGTCTTCAACGACAACGCCCTCGCCCTCATCGAGATGCACCGCGGCAACCTGCTGCACGCCCTGGACCTGGTCCGAACGGGCATGGAGCGGCTGGACGCCGCGCTGGACCCCGACGACTGGGTGGTGCACCGCTCCCAGCTCCTCTACAACCGCACCCGCCTGCTGGCCGCGCTCGGCCGCCACGACGAGGCCTACGCCGACTTCACCACGCTCATCGAGATGGACCCGTACTACACCGACTACCTCAGCGAACGCGCCAAGCTCTCCCGCAAGCGAGGCGACCTCGCCGCCGCGCTCGCCGACTACGACCGCGCCGTCACCATGGCCCCGCCCTTCCCCGAGCTGTACTACAACCGGGCCACCGCGCGGCTGGAGACCGGCGACGTCGAGGGCGCGCTGGACGACCTCGGCTACGTGCTGGAGATGGAGCCGCAGGACATGCCCGCCCGGCTGCGGCGCGCGGAGCTGTACCTGGACGGCGGCGACCTGGACGCGGCCGAGGCCGACGTGGCGGCCGGCCTCGCGCTGCGGCCCTCCGACCCGGACCTGCTGTGCATGCAGGGCACGATCGCCCTGGAGCGCGGCGACGCCGAGGAGGCCGTCCGCCGGCTGGACGCCGCGCTCGACGCCCAGCCCGCCTACGCGGGGGCGCTGGTCAACCGGGCGGTCGCCCGCTTCAGCCTCGGCCGGCCCGCGGACGCGGCGGACGACCTGACCCGCGCGCTCGAGATCGTCGGCGACAACCCGGACGTGCTGCTCAACCGCGGCCTCGCCCACGAGGCCGCCGGGCGCCCCGCCCTGGCGCTGGCCGACTTCGACGCCGCGCTCGCGCTGCCCGGCGCCGACACCGCCGAGCTGACCGCCGCGCGGGACCGGTGCCTGGCGCTGCTGGCCGGTGTCTGATCATGCCCCTGTCGGCGGAAGGCTTCCGTGACGCGCTGGCCACGGTGACCACCGCGGTGTCGGTGGCCGCGACCCTCGACGGGCACGGCCTGCCGCGCGTGGTGACGATCGGGTCGCTGTGCTCGCTGTCGCTCGACCCGCCGCTGGTGCTGTTCTGCCTGGCCCGCGACGGCGCCTCCCACCGGGTGTTCTGCGCGGCCGACAGGTTCGCCGTCACCGTCCTGGCCGAGGACCAGGCGGACGTCGCCCGGCGCTGCGCCGGACGCCGCTCCGCCCGGTTCTCGGTCCCGCTCGCGCTCGCCGACGGCCTGCCGGTGGTGCCCGGCGCGCTGGCCCACCTGCTGTGCTCGTCCCACGCGCTGGTCGCGGGCGGCGACCACACGATCGTCATCGGCAGGGTCGAGCGCGCCGAGGTGCATCCCGGCAGGCCCTTGCTCTACCACCGGCGCGACTTCCACACCCTCGCGTCGCCGGAGCCCACCGGCATGCCGGTGGGCTCCGCGGCGGGGTTCACGAAGGCGCGCTGACCAGGCCGAGCCGCTGCGCGAGCAGGACGGCGTTGACCCGGTCGCAGACGCCCAGCTTGCGGTACAGCCGCTCCTGGTGCTTGGTGACCGTACGCGGCGACAGCCGCAGCCGGCGGGCGATCGCCGTCGCGCTCAGCCCCGCGGACAGCAGGGACAGCACGTCGCGTTCCCGGGGCGTGAGCCGGACGCCGGCGGCGCGGGCCAGCCGCACCCGGTTGATCGCCGCCAGCGGCTCCGCGAGCGGCGTGATCAAGGTTTCCAGGGCGGTGAGCTGGGCGCCGGTCAGCACGGCGGCCCGTGACTCGATCAGCTCGGCCAGTCGCCGCGCCGCCGCCCCGGGCCTGCCGCCCCACCGCCACGTCTGGTTCTGGCGCTCCAGCGCCCCGTACTCCAGCCCGCCCCGCACCAGTTCGAGCGCCAGGGTGTCGTCCCCGAGCGAGGCCGTCCACAACAGCCGCAAGGTCTCGGCCGACACCGGGCCGCCGAGCGCCGCCAGCACACGCTCGTCGGCCCGCATCCGATCGACGGAGGACGTAGTACCTTCAGGACCCCGTTCCGTTCGCATCGCGATCCATTCTCGAATGCCGGTCGGTACGCGTTGGATATTCGCGCCCCACCGGATTTGATTTTCGAATGGCCTGTGCCGTTGTCACGGCCTGGGGCCACAAATGGATCGCGCGTGCCGGTGCCTTGGATTTATGGTCGCCTGGTCTTTTTTCGCGTGCTTCTGGGGTCGCCCGATAATGCCGGAATTACCGGGAATTCCGGCCGGTAAATCAGCTTTCCTCGTCGTCCTCGAAGATCTCCTCGACGACCTCCCCGGCGACGATGCCCCCGACCACCCCCGCGGCCCCCGCCGCCGCCACCGTCCCCCAGCCCGGCCCACCGCGGTGGTGCTCCTGGTCGCCGTACCCGCCCGGGTGCCCGCCGTGGCCGTACGCCTCATGCGGCCCCGCCTCGCCGTACTGTCCCTGCCCGCCGTACTCTCCATGCCCGGCGAGCCCGGTCAGCCACCGGTCCAGCTCGCCGGCCCAGTCGGTGCGCAGCGCCTCCTCGTGCCCGATCCGGAAACGGCCGATGGCGTCGCCCGAGAACCGCCCGGCGCTCTTGTCGGCCTCCAGGACGACCTCCAGCCCCTCCGGGGAGGCCACGAAGGTCAGCTCGATCTCGTTCACCAGCCCGGCGTGCCGCGCGGACGGATAGAACTCGATCTCCTGGTAGAACGGCAGCTCCTGCTCGACCCCGAACAGCCGCCCCGCCTCCAGGTCCGCGGACTTGAACCGGAAGCCGAGGTCGATGATCGCCTGCAGAATGGCGACCTGGGAGGGCAGCGGCTCGACGGTGAACGGGTCCAGATCGCCCTTGTCCACGGCCTTGGCGATCGCGAGCTCCGTCCGCACGCCGAGGGCCATACCGGTCAGAGGGTGCCCCCCGACCTCGCTGACGGGCAGCTCCCACGACAGGGGGATCTCGAAGGGGATCGCCTTGTCCTCCCCCTTGTGCAGGGTGAACGGCCCCGACACCGAAACCCGATGGAACTCCCCGAGCCCGGCCTGCTCCGCCTCGCCGTGCTCCACCTCCACCCCCGCGACCAGCCCGAGGGTGACGTGCTCGATCTCGGCGTCGAACTCGCCCCCGTTGAGCCGGACCTCCCCCCGCAACAGCCCGCCCGGCCGCACCCGCGAATCGGCCAGAACGGTGTCCACCGAAGGCGCCCCCACACCGAAGGCACCCAGCAGCCGTTTGAAGACCACGCTTCTCTCCCGTCGAAGATCGTCCGCCGATACACGGCGCCAGCCGACCGCCAGAACGATCGATCCCGCCCCGAGGTTCCGATGGCCGGCAAACCTTGGCTTCCCCGCCGACCCACGATCAGGACGAACAGCACACGACAGGGAACAAACGACACGGCACGGCCGGCGGCCCCACCCGGGCGAACTCCCTCCACCCCGCTCGCGACAATTCCACCGTGTCCTCCTCGGTGGCCGCATGGCCGCCACCGTCCTCGCGGCGGCCGCGCCCGCGAACGGCATTAAGAGCCTCTTTAGGGGAGGAAAGCCGCACGTGCTGAACCGGAACAGGATTTCACGTAGAGGCCGGCACGCATGGAAGGTGGCGGTGCCGGATGCCTGTGGTAAACGGGGCGGCGATCACTCCGGATAAGGGTGAGGATGGCAAATCGCATTGACTATCCATCGACCCAGGCACAGACTACGTGTGGACGCCTAGTCCCCCATGCGCCCTTGAGGCTGGAATGACATCCTGGTTGGTAAGGAATTGGAAGCCCATCCTGGCTGTGGGGAGTGCCCTGGTCGGTGCGGTCCTCGGCGCTGCCGTGCAAGAGGTCCTGACCACGGAGCTGCGATTGGCCGCGGCGATCGCCGTGGTTCTGTGTGTGACGGTCATAGGACTGTTCGCCGCTTTACTGGCCACTCTGGAATCGAGAAGACAGGCTGACATCGAGGTCTCAGAAAGCAATCAGGCTCTGTTGTGGACGGTCCGTAAAGAAGCCGTCGAACTCGGCGACAGGTTCCAGCAGGCATCGATCGCGATCGCGGCCGAAGTCCGCGACCTGTCGAAGCGTTTTGGTCTCCACGTGGAGCAACTGCTCCTGGAGGAGGTCAATGCGATGGATTCTCTGGACGACGACAAGACGGCGCAACTGATGCTGTCCGCCCAGCAGGAACTGTTCGTGCTGGACCTGATCTCAGAAGAAGGGCACTGGCCTGACGGGGCGATGCAGGCCGATCATTCGAAGGATTTCTTCGAGACTCTGGTGCAGAAGGTGAGGGGCGCTCCTCCTTCGTTCACCTACAAGCGAATAGTGCAGGTCTCGGACCCGCTCAGGTCGTTGAGGAACGCCAAGACGACGGGTTTCATCAGGCATTGCCACGCCATGCTCGACCTGCGGAAGCGGAAAGGGCATAGAGTCACGCTTCGCGTGGCGCGTCGGAGGTTCCCCTTCAAGTTCATGCTCATGGACCGCACCAAGCTGGTGATCCAGCTGCAGGAATACAGTGACGTCGACGAGAGCCTGCGGATCTGGGGGGAGATCCTCATATCGGATCCGAGTAGTGAGCTGATAAAGATATTCCTCAACATCTGGGCCGAACTGGACGATGATCAACATACGAGAACGGTGCGGATCGGGGAGCTGCCCCCGCTCGCCCAAGATGATCCCGCCTGAGGACGGACCAGACGATCAGGTCTCCCGTCCGCGTCTTCGCAGACGGCTTCCCATGAGAACTATCATTGTCAGGCTGGTGCCCAGAACGGCCAGATAGCCGACGAATCCGTAGTTGGCGAACTTCCAGTCATCGATGGTGGCAAGCGTTATCAGCGAGCTCACGGAAAGACAGCCGTAAACAGACCAGGACTCACTCTGTGGATCGCTGAGCGACTTCTTGAACGTCGGCGCGGATGCCAGGGCGTCGGAAAGAATGGCCAGGGTGACGGCGAAGCCGGCTTGCCGATAGGTGATCCATAAGACAAGGCCCGCGATCGAAAGCGCTCCACAGGTCAGGTCGAACGCGGACACGGACCAATGGGCGTCCCTGCTTCGCAGGGTGGCCAGAAATATTATCGTAGGGTTGATGCCGGCTATCAGGGTGACCAGCGAGACCAGCCCGACGCCCTCCTGCATTTGAGCCGCGAAAGCCAGGTAGGGGGCGACCGCCCAAAGGAACCAGGTCACCAGATGCGGCCTGATCTTGTTCTGCAACGCACTGCGGAGATAGACGGCGGACCCCAGCACGTTGAAACACAGGGCCAGAAAGACGAACTTGGGATCTATCAACGTTTCCGTTCCCTTCGGTCAGGACGTCTGGAGCCTTGTGATCAGGGTGTGCGAACCTGGCACGCAGAGGCCACGGAAACGCCGGCTCGAGAAGAGTCGCCCCCGAGGAAGGGGTGTGAACTTCTTGTCTCTGATGAAAGGGATCGCGGCCCTCCTGGTCCTTGGAGTTCGACGGCTCGTTACTGCCTGGACATGCGTTAGTGGACGGATATGGTACCGATCACGAAAGCCGATCCAGGCCACAGCCCATCCTTTTAGTGCCATTACCAGGTCTTAACGTGACCTCGAGCGGGGAACGGTCGCCGACCGGTGAACGCGACACGAGATGGAGTCCCGAATCCCGAGGGCGCGATACAGAACTGCTCCCCCATAGCAGCACAGTAAAGGAACACCTGATCGTCTCCTTCGCCAAGGCCGCCGAGGTGTCGTCCCGCCTCACCCAGCGCGTTCGCAGGGACTCGTCGCCTTCCAGAGCCCGTGACCACGACGTTCACTGACGCGACCAGACTGTTGGGCATGGTCCAGCGGGGTCGTCGTAGCAGCCGATCCGACGGGGCCGTGGGCAGGAATCTACTGGCGCCCCTGTGGCCCATCAGTGTCTCTCCGGAGTCATCCCGGTGTCGCGAAGAATGTCCATCGCGTGGGTCACATCCGTCACCACGTGATCTGGAGGGCGCTCGTGACCTGCCCAGCTTCCGCGACGGATCCAGACCGTACGCAGCCCCGCCGTATGTCCTCCGCCGATGTCAGAAACGGGGTGGTCTCCGACCATCCAGCCTCCACCGGCGAGGTCCGCGCCGCACCGTCTGGCGGCGATCTCGAACAGGCCGACGTCGGGCTTGCGGATGCCCTCGATCCCCGACACCGCGTAGCCGTCCACGGCATCGGCCAGCCCTGTCTGCTGGATCTTGCCGAACTGGTTGTCCGCCGTCCCGTTGGTGATGATCCCCACCCGCCACCCGAGCGCGCGGAGCTCGGTCAGCTTGGCCATGACCTCGGGACGACACTGGACAAGGTGCGGCATTCGCCGGCGATACGCGGCCCACAGCTCCCTCGCCGAAGCGGACAACTTAAACCGCTCGCGGACCTTGAGAAAGAACAGCTCGCGATGAGGCAGGCCGTTACGGTCCAGCTTGACCAGGTGATCGATGGCTTTCCGGCCAAGCCGATGCTCTTCGGCGAATTCCTCCGCCCACGACAGGAAAGCGCCGTCCAGGTCGATGAGTGTGTTGTCCAGGTCGAAGAGTGCCAGCCGCTGCACGATGATCGATCCTAGACGAGGTCGGTTCTACACCGCCCGCCCAAATCCCGGGCGCCGTCCGGGCTGCTGAGATGGCTTGGGGGCTGGGCCCACTCTCGTTCCTGTGCCACCTGGCGGCAGATGAACTGCTCGTACCCGTCGCGTTGCCCGCCAGAGCCGAGTGACCGAATCCGCGTGAATTCGATACGGGGGATGTTCACGGGGGTTCCTTCGGGAAATTCACTGAAAGCCGGCCCACCGAACCTGCCTAGATCAGAGACCCGGGTCAATCTCGGGAAGCAGTGCCCTGCGATCCGGCGCGAGCGGGGACTGGCTGGTACAACCGCCGTCCACCACGAGCGTCTGCCCCGTCATGTAGCGCGACTCGTCGGAGGCGAGGAAGAGCATCGTGTTGCCGATGTCTTCGGGAGCCCCCAGATACGGCAGCGCGTTGTGACTCTGGAGCCGCTCGATCGCCTCGACCGGCATGTTGTCGCGCAGTGCCGGAGTCATCACCGCCCCCGGGGCGACGGCGTTGCA includes these proteins:
- a CDS encoding cobalamin-binding protein; the protein is MRIVSLLPAATDLVASLGLAGDLVGRTHECDWPPEEVGSVPVVTRAELATDRMTSREISDAVGGAAHRGSSLYAIDVQRLAGLAPDVILTQDLCDVCAVSYTAVSDAVRVMGAAPRVISLEPRTLDDVLGCLLRVGEVLGVPEVAARKAGELRDRLAAVRAAVAGRPRPRVAAIEWLDPLWPAGHWVPEQIGTAGGEPLLAAAGEHTGAMEWDRLRAAEPEVVVLIPCGFTPGRTEAERSSLTGLPGWSGLPAARDGRVWVLDGPAYFNRPGPRVVRGAEILAHVLHGVAAGAPVTRAEARPLPE
- a CDS encoding tetratricopeptide repeat protein; this translates as MPAQGRHPARRPHLRITGPRRADRLRRAAEETGEHAVVCGCHRRLRGPYTGADTALRALLPDAYARWPELVDRHRVELLYGIPELAEIVGPAPQQLAFTGPFEQRTRFYGAHMIRCMNQGIVTFLAEYARRLADAGGAPPCLVFEDVHAAEDTTQELVALLLRRCDPGTLRVVVSGADEELTPELAGALARYADAVHVAESPPDAEDRRGTEELVRAYVAADGTSDDPAENAAYAAADEAFVRELHDLRADELTPGASSGTKMGAIPYHRERGADPGGRGREALTDALRVSAVIGFSAATLDIGLRGRAVTDPSAHPDDFRRFTALAANALVPLRRYDESYDLCMDLRRRFTDPNAHMISSYGIAMLYTRFYSPRDHETALAWQNNAVAIAALLPDPRERLLRQVFNDNALALIEMHRGNLLHALDLVRTGMERLDAALDPDDWVVHRSQLLYNRTRLLAALGRHDEAYADFTTLIEMDPYYTDYLSERAKLSRKRGDLAAALADYDRAVTMAPPFPELYYNRATARLETGDVEGALDDLGYVLEMEPQDMPARLRRAELYLDGGDLDAAEADVAAGLALRPSDPDLLCMQGTIALERGDAEEAVRRLDAALDAQPAYAGALVNRAVARFSLGRPADAADDLTRALEIVGDNPDVLLNRGLAHEAAGRPALALADFDAALALPGADTAELTAARDRCLALLAGV
- a CDS encoding flavin reductase family protein, translated to MPLSAEGFRDALATVTTAVSVAATLDGHGLPRVVTIGSLCSLSLDPPLVLFCLARDGASHRVFCAADRFAVTVLAEDQADVARRCAGRRSARFSVPLALADGLPVVPGALAHLLCSSHALVAGGDHTIVIGRVERAEVHPGRPLLYHRRDFHTLASPEPTGMPVGSAAGFTKAR
- a CDS encoding HAD family hydrolase, whose product is MQRLALFDLDNTLIDLDGAFLSWAEEFAEEHRLGRKAIDHLVKLDRNGLPHRELFFLKVRERFKLSASARELWAAYRRRMPHLVQCRPEVMAKLTELRALGWRVGIITNGTADNQFGKIQQTGLADAVDGYAVSGIEGIRKPDVGLFEIAARRCGADLAGGGWMVGDHPVSDIGGGHTAGLRTVWIRRGSWAGHERPPDHVVTDVTHAMDILRDTGMTPERH
- a CDS encoding sporulation protein is translated as MVFKRLLGAFGVGAPSVDTVLADSRVRPGGLLRGEVRLNGGEFDAEIEHVTLGLVAGVEVEHGEAEQAGLGEFHRVSVSGPFTLHKGEDKAIPFEIPLSWELPVSEVGGHPLTGMALGVRTELAIAKAVDKGDLDPFTVEPLPSQVAILQAIIDLGFRFKSADLEAGRLFGVEQELPFYQEIEFYPSARHAGLVNEIELTFVASPEGLEVVLEADKSAGRFSGDAIGRFRIGHEEALRTDWAGELDRWLTGLAGHGEYGGQGQYGEAGPHEAYGHGGHPGGYGDQEHHRGGPGWGTVAAAGAAGVVGGIVAGEVVEEIFEDDEES
- a CDS encoding helix-turn-helix transcriptional regulator, translating into MRADERVLAALGGPVSAETLRLLWTASLGDDTLALELVRGGLEYGALERQNQTWRWGGRPGAAARRLAELIESRAAVLTGAQLTALETLITPLAEPLAAINRVRLARAAGVRLTPRERDVLSLLSAGLSATAIARRLRLSPRTVTKHQERLYRKLGVCDRVNAVLLAQRLGLVSAPS